The nucleotide window CTCGTCATGCTGCACTTTGTAGGGCAGGCGGACCGCTACGAAGTTGGCCTCCACGCCTTCGGCTTCGAGCTCGTCGACGGCCAGCTGGGCCAGCTTTCCGGCCACGGTGGAGTCCAGCCCGCCGCTGATGCCCAGGATAAAGCCCTTGGTGCGGCTGGCCTTCAGATAGTCCTTCAGGAAGGTGACCCGCCGACGGGCTTCTTCCTCGGGATCAATGGAGGGCCGCACGCCCATTTCTGCAATGATTTTCGCCTGGAGTTCACGCATGGAAGCCAGCCTACCTGCACTCTGTTTCCGGCGTGTTGCCCGCGCCGACATTGAACCGGTGCACGCTACTGTTTGAAGGCGGAGTCGAAGGAAGCCTCGGGCCGGGTGAAGTCGAACTGCTTCAGGAACGCCAGCGCTTCCGGCGCGCCGCGCAGCCGGTCCATCCCGGCGTCCTCCCATTCCACGCTGATCGGCCCGTCGTAGCCGATGGCGTTCAGCGCCCGGAAGCTCGCTTCCCACGGGACATCGCCGCGCCCAGCCGAGACGAAGTCCCAGCCGCGGCGCGGATCGCCCCAGGGCAGGTGCGAGCCCAGCCGGGTGTTGCGGCCGGTGATCCGCAGCTTCGTGTCCTTGCAGTCCACATGGTAGATCCGGTCCTTGAAGTCCCAGATCAGCGACACCGGGTCGATGTCCTGCCACATCATGTGGCTGGGGTCCCAGTTGATCCCGAAGGCCTCCCGGTGGCCGATCGCCTCCAAGGCGCGCACCGTGGACCAGTAGTCGTACGCGATTTCGGACGGGTGGATCTCGTGCGCGAACCTGACCCCGCACTCGTCGAACACATCCAGAATCGGATTCCAGCGGTCCGCGAAGTCCCGGTAACCGGCGTCGATCACCTCGGCGGACACCGGCGGGAACATCGCCACGTACTGCCAGATGGACGAGCCGGTGAACCCCACCACGGTCTTGACCCCGAGCCGCTGTGCCAGCCGTGCGGTGAGCTTCATTTCCTCCGCGGCGCGCTCGCGGACGCCCTGCGGATCGCCGTCACCCCACACCCGCGGGCCAACGATGTCCCGGTGCCGGAAGTCGATCGGGTCATCGCACACCGCCTGCCCCTTCAGATGGTTGGAGATGGCCCAGACCTTTAGCCCGTTGCGCGCCAGGATGTCCAGCCGGTCCTGGATGTAGGCGTCATCGTCCCAGCGCCACGCGTCCAGATGGTCCCCGGACACCGCGATCTCCAGGCCGTCGTATCCCCAACCGGCGGCCAGTTCGGCCACCTTTTCGAAGGGCAGGTCCGCCCACTGGCCGGTGAAGAGCGTGTAGTTGCGTGCCATGGCTGCTCGCTTTCTGTCTGGACTCAAGGATCACATAACGACGGCGGTGCTCGCCTGGGCGGCGCTGCGTTCCATCGCGTCGAGCACCCGCTGCACGGCCAGGCCGTCCTCGAAGGATGCCGCGGGCGGGGTGCCGGTCCGGATGGCGGTCAGGAAGTCCGCCGCCTGCGAAGTGAAGGCGTGGTCCCAGCCGAGGGTGTGTCCGGGCGGCCACCAGGCCTCCAGATAGGGGTGCTCCGCGTCGGTGACCAGAATCCGTGCTGAACCCTGCAGCGCTGCCGGCGCCCCGGCGTCGTAATAATGCAGTTCGTTCAGGTTCTCGAGGTCGAAGCGCAGGTGCCCGCCCGAGCCGTAGACCTCGATCTGCAGCGCGTTGCGCCGACCAGTGGCGAACCTGCTGACCTCCACGCTCGCCACCGCGCCGGAGGGCATCCGCAGCGTGGCCCAGGCGGCGTCGTCAACCGTCACCGGCTCGGGACCGGCGGGGCCGGTGCGCTGCGGAACAAACGTGTTGATGGTGGCGGAGACGCTGGCCACGTGCTCGCCGAGCAGGAACTGGACCTGGTCCACCGCATGCGAGGCGAGATCCCCGATGGCGCCGGAACCGGCCGTTTCCTTCCGCAGCCGCCAGGTCATGGGCGCGGCCTCGTCCGCGAGCCAGTCCTGCAGGTAGGATAAGCGCACCTGCCGGACCTGCCCCAGCTTTCCGTCCGCGATCAGCTGCCGCGCCAGCACCAGGGCCGGAATCCGCCGGTAGGTGAAGCCGGTCATCGCGATGACGCCCCGGGTGGATGCCTCCCGGGCGGCGGCGGCCATTTTTTCGGCCTCGGCCACGGAGTTGGCCAGCGGCTTTTCCACCAGCACATGCTTGCCCGCTTCCAACGCGGCGATGGCCTGCTCCGCGTGCAGATGACCCGGCGTGCAGATGTCCACAATCTGCACGTCGTCCCGCGCCAGCACCGCGCGCCAGTCGGTGGCCGTTTCCGCCCAGCCGTAGCGTTGCGCGGCGGCACTCAGCTGGTCCTGGTCCCGCCCCACCAGCACCTGCCGGGCCACCGGGGGAGTGTCGTAGAACGCGCCCACATTGCGCCAGGCGTTGGAGTGCGCCTTGCCCATGAACGAATACCCCAGTACGGCTACCCCCAACGGAGCCGCAGGGGTGGCCGCGGCAGGGGAGCGCGCCGGAGCGGGATCCGGAACGGTTGTGGTCATCTTTTTCCTCTTCTCACGTGCGCGTCACAGCCCGCGCAGAAAGGCCAGTCCATCCGCGGCCAGCCGGTCTTGGCTGGGCGCCAGCGGCCGCCAGATGGACGCGGCGGTGGCGATGGCGGCGTTGTCCGCGGTAAAACTCTCGATGTTCAGCGGGCCGGTGTAGCCGACGTCGTCCAGCGCTTTCACCAGTTCCGGCCAGTTGGTCTGGTCCCCGCCCGGCGCCCCGCGGTCATTGCCGCAGACCTGCAGGTGCACCAGGTGCCGGCCGGCCGCGCGGATGGCTGCGGCGTTGGAGCGTTCCTCAATGTTCAGGTGGTAGCTGTCCAGCGCCAGCCCCACGCCGTGGCCCAGCAGCGGCTCCAGCGCGACGAGCGCCTGCTCCACGGTATTGACCAGCGAGGTCTCGTACCGGTTCAGCGGTTCAATCCCAAGAACGACGCCGGCCTCCGCCGCCTGGGCGGCGAGCGGCGCCAGATTGCGGCGCAGTTCGCGGTACGCCTCAGCCCGTCCGGCCTCGCTCAGCCGCCAAACTCTCCCCGTGGCCGAGTAGAACGGTCCGCACACAGCCGGCGCACCGACGTCGTGCGCCATCCTGATGCAGGCGGCGAGGTAGTCCTGGGTGGCGGAAACGGTTGCGGCGTCGGCCGCGACAAGATCCCGTCCCGGCGCCATCGCCCCCACGATGAAGGGCTTGAGTCCCGTCGCCGCCAGTGCCTCGCGGGTGGTTGCCGCGGTGAAGTCGCCCGCGTTTTCCAGCGGCAGTTCCACCGCGTCGAAGCCCAGCGCAGCGATCTTCTCCAGCAAAGGAGGCAGGTTGGCGTCGGTCAGCGGGGAGTCCCACACCCATGTGTTCACTCCGATGAGCCGGGTAGCCATGTCCTGCCTCCTTTGCTGTTCTGGATGGTGCTGGTTTTGTGCCTGTCCGGGAACGGTCAGGGCATCTGGCGTTCCTGCCAGACCTCCGGGTAACCGGGCAGGTCCTCGCCGCCGAACTTGGCGTAGTGGCCGTCCGGCATGCCCTCGTTGAGCTCCAGCCACCGGTCGAGTTCATCCGCGGGGATGGGCTCCTGCGGCAGCACCCATTCGGCCGGGACTTCCTCGCCCTTGAAGATCTTCTCCAACGCCAGCAGCGGGGTGCGCCACTGGAAGTTGGAGTAGACCGGCGCCAGCGCGTCGATGCCCGTTTCCTTCCACTTGCGCAGGAAGCTCATCTCGTCCTCGCCGGTCATCACCGGCAGGTCCTTGCCCGCGTCCTCGAAGGCTTCGATCGCGGCCACTGCGCCATCGCCGGCGTCCATCCAAACGCCCTGGACGTCCCCGGTGGCCAGTTCGTCGGAGATGATCTTCTTGATTTCGGTCGGGTCGGCGCCGGTGAAGTAGTCCGTGGCCTCGATTCCGTTCTCGGTGAAGATCTTCTCCGCGGCGGCCCAGCGGTGTTCCAGCACGTCCACGCCGGGCAGGATGCGCAGGGCTACTACCTTGTCGCCTTCCTGCAGTCGCTCGGAGAGGAATGTCGCGGTGTCGATGCCCCAGGCGAAGCCGCCGATCGGATGGATGAAGGTGGTGGCGCAGTCCGTTTCCACCCCGCGGTCGAAGACCACCACGGGCTTGCCCGTGTCGCAGGCACGCTCCACGGCCGGCGTCAGTGCCGCGGTGGAGTTGGGCGAGATGATGAACGCGTCGCAGTTGCCCTCGTTGA belongs to Arthrobacter crystallopoietes and includes:
- a CDS encoding sugar phosphate isomerase/epimerase family protein — protein: MARNYTLFTGQWADLPFEKVAELAAGWGYDGLEIAVSGDHLDAWRWDDDAYIQDRLDILARNGLKVWAISNHLKGQAVCDDPIDFRHRDIVGPRVWGDGDPQGVRERAAEEMKLTARLAQRLGVKTVVGFTGSSIWQYVAMFPPVSAEVIDAGYRDFADRWNPILDVFDECGVRFAHEIHPSEIAYDYWSTVRALEAIGHREAFGINWDPSHMMWQDIDPVSLIWDFKDRIYHVDCKDTKLRITGRNTRLGSHLPWGDPRRGWDFVSAGRGDVPWEASFRALNAIGYDGPISVEWEDAGMDRLRGAPEALAFLKQFDFTRPEASFDSAFKQ
- a CDS encoding Gfo/Idh/MocA family protein; amino-acid sequence: MTTTVPDPAPARSPAAATPAAPLGVAVLGYSFMGKAHSNAWRNVGAFYDTPPVARQVLVGRDQDQLSAAAQRYGWAETATDWRAVLARDDVQIVDICTPGHLHAEQAIAALEAGKHVLVEKPLANSVAEAEKMAAAAREASTRGVIAMTGFTYRRIPALVLARQLIADGKLGQVRQVRLSYLQDWLADEAAPMTWRLRKETAGSGAIGDLASHAVDQVQFLLGEHVASVSATINTFVPQRTGPAGPEPVTVDDAAWATLRMPSGAVASVEVSRFATGRRNALQIEVYGSGGHLRFDLENLNELHYYDAGAPAALQGSARILVTDAEHPYLEAWWPPGHTLGWDHAFTSQAADFLTAIRTGTPPAASFEDGLAVQRVLDAMERSAAQASTAVVM
- a CDS encoding sugar phosphate isomerase/epimerase family protein; protein product: MATRLIGVNTWVWDSPLTDANLPPLLEKIAALGFDAVELPLENAGDFTAATTREALAATGLKPFIVGAMAPGRDLVAADAATVSATQDYLAACIRMAHDVGAPAVCGPFYSATGRVWRLSEAGRAEAYRELRRNLAPLAAQAAEAGVVLGIEPLNRYETSLVNTVEQALVALEPLLGHGVGLALDSYHLNIEERSNAAAIRAAGRHLVHLQVCGNDRGAPGGDQTNWPELVKALDDVGYTGPLNIESFTADNAAIATAASIWRPLAPSQDRLAADGLAFLRGL
- a CDS encoding substrate-binding domain-containing protein, whose amino-acid sequence is MRNQSIRTAVTLAAATSLLALTACTTDPSVTEDPGGSAAASPEATEQEWFDQALYDEQFEQRTAEFEGDPEQPYLQYIAGEMKDTSDLAVEGEQKVCFANASISNPWRQTGWITMNQQLKVLQDSGVISEMETRDAKDNDNTQIADIDYFINEGNCDAFIISPNSTAALTPAVERACDTGKPVVVFDRGVETDCATTFIHPIGGFAWGIDTATFLSERLQEGDKVVALRILPGVDVLEHRWAAAEKIFTENGIEATDYFTGADPTEIKKIISDELATGDVQGVWMDAGDGAVAAIEAFEDAGKDLPVMTGEDEMSFLRKWKETGIDALAPVYSNFQWRTPLLALEKIFKGEEVPAEWVLPQEPIPADELDRWLELNEGMPDGHYAKFGGEDLPGYPEVWQERQMP